Genomic window (Takifugu rubripes chromosome 1, fTakRub1.2, whole genome shotgun sequence):
TCACGCTGCACTGTCCCAATCAGTGCCAAACCAGCAGGACAATTTCATTAAGGTGTGTAAGAAAAAGAAACACCTTTATAACAACAGGCAAACATCACAATTTAACTCCGCACACGTTTGTGCACATCACTTTCTGTTGGCTCATGACTCTGACAATAATGTCACCAACAGAGACGTGTAACCAGGCCGTTGTGTAGCAGCCGGCGGGCTCAAGTGGGTGAAGTGAAGAACCTCCTTCCTGGTTCAACATGACCTCTGAGAACAGAAATGACGGACTTTACAAAGTGTACCCATCAACACACGAGGGCCTGAAGCCTGGAAGTCCTGCTGATCTCTGACCACAAGAAGCGGTTCTGGTCTTACGCGCTGTTGCCCAGGTTCCTGATCCGTCCCCTCAGGGACCCCCTGCTGACGCTCTGATAGTAACTGTTGAGTTCTGGAGATGTGAGTGGTTTGAAGAGTCGACCTGGAAACAAATCCGCTTGTGGTTTATGAACACTGCTGGTTTCACATCTTCACATACAGAGTAAGGCAATGGTAGGCAGTTAGTAATGGTAGGGTTAAGCTAAGACTAACCCACCGTGTCCACCTTCCTGGCTACAGGTTGAGATCTGATCCATCTGGGAGGCGAGGATGCTTTTCCAATAAGCTTCAGGGAGGGACAATAAGCAACACATGACCtgagacaacacacacaaagaatgaGTGATTCTAATCCTCCATATTATTACTGAGGTGGTAACCCTCACCCTACACCGTTAGttatttagggttagggtgagaaagaggaaagtggACAGGACATAGTCCATCGACATCACCCCTTAAATCAGCGGCATGATGACAAAATGTGTACTGGTGGGTAAAGCCTGCGTCctcacaacaacacacaccaacCTTCGGCTGGGTGTTTGTGTCCTTCATGATGGTGGTTGGAGATGGTTCAGGCATGCCATGACCCACCACAGTTGGTCCAAAGACACAGGCCAGATTGTTCTGGTTCATCTGACAGCGTGGACTCTTCATCACCCTAAATGAGGACACAATTAAAAGGTGTGACAACATGTGGGCGTCATGTGACCGTCGACCACAGCGTTAATGATGGTCGCTGCCAGGGAGTTCTGCAGGCTCCTACTTgtgcagatggagcagcagaaagGCCAGAGTGTCTCTGTTGACGTTCGGCAGCGCAGAAACCAGCTGATACAAGATGGAGGTTCTGTGATCTCCACACGTCAGCTCTAGAACAGACACAAAACCAAGAGATCCCGACTCTCCTGTGTTCTGATGTTCAGACCTTTAGGGTTCTGCTGGTCTTTcggtctttgtgtgtgtgtgtgcgtgcgtgcgtctgtgcgtgcgtgcgtctgtgcgtgcgtgcgtctgtgtgtgtgcatgtgtgcgtgtgcgtgcatgtgtgcgcgcgtgtgtgcgtgcgccacCTGAAGCCTCCATGAACCTCTGGTGCAGTCTGAAGGTGATGAGCGGCTCTTTTAGCTTCCTCAGGAAGTCTTTGAGGAGGCCACACACCACATGGATGTCTTGGACCTTCTCCAGCATGGGTGGAGTTTTACCCTGCAGAAAACGCTGTCTGAGCTCCTTCATCAGACGTTCTCCCCCAGGAACCCTGTACAGGCCCTTCTGAATCAGCAGAAAACAGTTTCTCCATGACTCCAGCCTTGCTCTGTGCCATTCCAACTTGTATTGTAATTTATTTCCatgggcgtgggggggggggtcacctcaTTCAGGCCCCTCCGCTCAATCTCAGCAATGCACTCGACCATCAACATTGGAATTCTGGGATGACCTATGGGAGCAAAACTTTCCAACATCTGGGAAGAGAGCAGGCCCCATGAGATCAGGTGTGTGCAGAGGTTTCAGTAatatgagcagcagctccaacggTACCTGCTGAGTGGACCCAGGCAGGCAGCTGTTGGGGCAGCTGATGGCCACCAGCTTCTGGCACTCCAAATGAGTGACCATTCGGCAGTTCCGGCACTTTACTGCCATCTTCCCAAAACGGATCCTTTTCCCACAGAGGGAGCAGTTTTCAGGCCGGATCACCTGGAAGGTCAGAAGACGCATGTCCAAAGGGGGTATGTGCACAGAAACACCAGCTGTTTGTGTCCCAAGGACAGTCCTCATGGACCTGTGCAGGTTAGGGTCACACCCGGAGCATGACAGAGCCAGGTCCAAACGGGACTGAGCCGGTCCATTCTGAGCCAAGCCGTGCTGGGCCAAGCCGTGCTGAGCCAAGCCGTGCTGGGCCAGTCCGTGCTGGGCCAAGCCGTGCTGGGCCAAGCCGTGCTGGGCCAGTCCATTCTGAGCCAAGCCGTGCTGAGCCAAGCCGTGCTGGGCCAGTCCGTGCTGGGCCAAGCCGTGCTGAGCCAAGCCGTGCTGGGCCAGTCCGTGCTGGGCCAAGCCGTGCTGGGCCAAGCCGTGCTGAGCCAAGCCGTGCTGGGCCAAGCCGTGCTGGGCCAAGCCGTGCTGAGCCAAGCCGTGCTGGGCCAAGCCGTGCTGAGCCAGTCCGTGCTGAGCCAAGCCGTGCCAGCTGTGTGGGATTATCCGTATGTCAGCCATGGATATAAAGCCAATTCCCATATGTTCCCATGGTGAACAGGCCGATACACAAGTGAGGATCAGTGGACAGCTGTCCTCCGCCTAACGTCCACCCTGATGTCCCAACACTTTTtagagatagggttagggttagcaagtGTCCACTCActcctccactctctcctcGTCCACTCACTTGTCCACTCACTCCTCGTCCACTCAGTCGTCCACTCACTCCTCGTCCACTCAGTCATCCACTCACTCCTCGTCCACTCCCTCATCCACTCAGTCGTCCACTCCCTCCTCGTCCACTCAGTCGTCCACTCCCTCCTCCactcaccccctcctccactccctcCTCGTCCACTCAGTCGTCCACTCCCTCCTCGCCCACTGACTCCTCCACTCACTCCTCGTCCactccctcctcgtcctctcactcctccactCGCTCCTCCAGTCCCTCGTCCACTCGCTCACTCGTCCACTCCCTCCTCGTTCACTCAGTCGTCCACTCCCTCCTCCACTCCCTCACTCCTCCACTCAGTCGTCCACTCCCTCCTCGTCCACTCAGTCGtccactcactcactcctccactccctcctcgtcctctcactcctccactCTCTCGTCCACTCACTCCTCCACTCAGTCGTCCACTCCCTCCTCGCCCACTGACTCCTCCactccctcctcgtcctctcactcctccactCACTCCTCGTCCACTCCCTCCTCGCCCACTGACTCCTCCACTCACTCCTCGTCCACTCCCTCCTcgccctctcactcctccactCCCTCCTCGTCCACTCCCTCGTCCTAAAGGAACTTCCTTACGTGCCTCTCCTTTATTGTCGAGTGTCTCCTGCTCGTCTTTGGGACTCACGGCCTCTTTGATTGTGCAGAGATTTATTGATCTATTTATTCTCATTTGCATATTAACGAGGGCGTAACGAGGGAGGAGACAGTTCAAAGACAATGTACAGAAAATACACCGTGCTTGGATTCAGGCGCAGTTTCATACATCTGAAGGTTTTGTGCCAACAGCCTTTTCTAAATTAGCACATCGGCCAGATCTTAGAATGAACTCCAGACGAGGCCTCGGCCGTGCCCAAGATCTGTGAGAGCGTCTGAAACCACCAGCACTTTTGTTCCATCCCTCTCATTCTTCTTCACTCTCAACATACCAAAGACATTcagagaaccagctgaagggaATGAGGCCTTTGGAGCTTCAACGTCAGTCCCAGACTGAAGGAGACATCAGAACCTGTGGCTCCACACGGCTTCATCACCCAGGACCCAACAGTCATTTCATCTTGGCCTCAATTAGCTGGTTTCTGTGGTCATCATGGCCCAAAATGCATTTATACCGTCTTAGAGATGAACATATGTCGGAGGTTCTTCTCAGTTCTCTTCTCAACCGgttcttcagcttcaggttcTGCCACTGTGTCCTCACAGGGTAACCACACAGAGGTCTGATCTGAGAACAtgaaacatcatcaacatcaccaccaccacctacaCTGAACACCTCAAACTGACCTGCATCCCCTAAGATGGCGCCCTCTTGACTGCACGCCTGGTTTGGGATCTCCATTTTGTGGGCAGAGGCCTCAGAGATCTCCTCAGCAATGTTCACAGCTTTGGCTCTCTTCCCCCCAGGAACGCTGGGTCCCATGGAGGTGCGCTACCACAGAACACAAGGACGTCACAAACTTGTCCGCTCGTTCTTGCACCACATTACAGAACCGAGTCTGATCCGAACGCAGTACTGTGAGGTTTCCTAAAGCTGGTCCCGACAGGAAGCTGCCGGGTCCCGACAGGAAGCTGCCGGGACCCGACAGGAAGCTGCCGGGACCCGACAGGAAGCTGCCGGGACCCGACAGGAAGCTGCCGGGACCGTAGCGCTCACCCTGCGCTCTCTGGCTCGAGACCTCAGAGGCTTCAGCACACTCGTGTCCAGATCCTGAAAAAGATGTGTCACGCCTTTAAAATCTTaatggttttattattttatcatcaAGTTTGGAGCAAATAGGAAATGAATGTAAGAGAAATGTGAAATATTCCATTTGCATCTAAACCTTTTTGCCCGTCCATTAAAACCTCTTAAATCCCTCAACACCTCCTCACGTGTTTGGAATCTGGCTTCTTGCTCTAAGCTGCATTAGCCTGCCAATCAAGAAGGGTGCTGTCAGACGTACCACGTCGTCTTCTGTTCGGTCGTAGCTGATATCAGAGTGACAGACCGACAGGAACGACGATTCATCGATCACGGTCAACCTGAtggaaggaagaagaagaagaagaagaggcttGACTCCAAACACAGGTGCTGAAACCTTGAAAAGGAGTCAAACGAGAGTTTGGAAGACTTCTAGACATTTGGAGAAGGTACCGTTTGCTGCTCCTGTGCATGGTCACGTTCGCTCCTCTTTGTTCAAACGCTGCCAGAAGCGATTTCTGCTCATCGTTGAGACAAGCGCTGGATTTACTGTCGTGGACCAGGATGTCACACATCAGCTGCATCTGCCTTTGCTgagtccagacaggaagtgatgtcagtaTCTCCTGCTGTCCAACGAGAGGCAGCCGGCGTTTACTCACCAGATACTGGTAATCTCCTTCAATCTTGTAGCgtttcttcatctccacgtCCAGCTGGTTGCGAGCATGTTTCAGCTTGACTTCCAGGGCAGCTTTGGCCACATCAGACTTCACCAGTAGCTCCTTGTACTTCTTCAGTTCCGTCTCAGCATGGAGCCATTGTTTCCTGACTGTCTCAAAGTTCTTGaccacctccatcatctctgtAGGAACAGCACAAACATCAGTCAATGGCTGTAGAACCTCGGTCCAATAAGGCGGTCCAGGGCGTCCCCCGGGCGTCCCCCGGGCGACCCCAGGGCGACACCAGGGCGACCCACCTAGCTCCGTGTTTACGGTGCTCTCCTCCATGGTGATTCTCTGCAGACACAGAGCCAACAACTCCTCCACGATGAGTCGGGACTCCCCCATCACTCTTAATCGCTGCCTTCCTGCAAAAGTAAGGGAACAGTTCCCTTTAATTGGCTGGGACATAGAAGTGCTAATTATGCCACTGTGGAAGGTCCTCCTGGATAGAACGGAACAACATTAACATtctatatctgtgtgtgtgtgtgagagagagagaatgtaaCCTAAATAAAACACGGATATTGAAATATAAAACACAGTTGAAATGTGTTGAAATATAATACACAGATTTAATATAAGTGCAATTTAACGCCATACGATTTGGCGTTATTTCTCAGCAGTTTTTGCCCCAGTTTGCAGCTTATATCTCTGTTTTAGTTTAACAATCGAGACGTTTTTCTACTTCATGCTGCGTTCAGAGACAGAAGCAACCGTCAAACCGTAAACTGATGAGGAGAAACCCGGAATAAGGTCGCATTTCCTCGGCCTGACCACGCCAACCGCCACAATCCGCGGATCCAGCCCGGTTAAGATGCGTTAAACTGGTTTAAGATGCGTTAAACTGGGTTAAAATGCGTTAAATTGGGTTTATGTGGTCGAGCAGGCGGAAGAGGAAGTGACGTCCTGGACACGGTCGTCACACTTGTTCGAAGGTAACTCGCGTTCAAAATCGATTTTAAAAAGCTCAGATCGATAATATCGAATCATTTAGTCTCTCatataaaaaaaagtcatcTCTCCATCAAATTCGGACAGTCTGTGGGTCGGTTTAGTTCGAACAGGGCCTCCTCACCTGTTGACAGTCCAACACGCACGCGCTCATATCCCCCGTTTCTCCTTGCGGGACTCGATCCCGACAGGATCACCCTGTTGGAGTCGAAAGATCAACCGCCCAACAAACCCGATCTCCCGACATAAACGGACGTTCAGGCCCGCAGCACCGACGGAAGTCGGTAAGTTTTTGCTCCTGCTCATTTCTGTCTCTCACATTAGTTTTGTCTTGTTTGCCCTTGTCGGCCACCGTAGAGAGCGGGTGAGGGTCAAGGATGAACGCATGAGCACATAAAAAAGTCACCATTATTGGAAGATtatatttcaaattaaaatgatgatgGAAGACGGGATTTAGCTATTTTAATGCTAAATTAGGTCCGTTAATGTTGGCAGTAAATTCTGGTATTTGAATCACAGCTGGACCGTTGGAGGTCCATGCAGATGTTTCACCTCCCTCcaggaggcttcatcagttctgactgttggggagttccaggttcttctgctcttcaggaGCCATGAACACctttggagcttcagtcaccCGGCTGTTGGTGGTAAATATTCCTTATCCAGCCTTTGGAGCACACGTATCTAAATACAGCTGCTTTTCTGAATCTGAAATATCAATAAGTGTAAAGAAATGTATTTAAGACCACAGACAAAATCAAATGAAGTCATAAAGAAAGAGATTCAAATGTTTTGTGGATAATTGATAAGATagagtgcgccttatggtcgtgaacaTGCGGTATTCACATCCAAAAACCTGTTAGACTATTCTTTCTGAAAGATTGCCAATTTTTCACTCTTCTTTAGTCATTTCAAAGGTGTAACAACTATAAACATGTTCAGATGTTACACATTGGTGACCAAAAAGAAACGATTCCGTCACTTTGAACCTGCTGCATGCGctcttttaatcatttttgctgGAGTTGTATCTTATTTTTTGTGACAGTAGATTGAGTGTTTTTAACAGTTTAGTTATTAATTGTGCTAAACGTGTGTGTAACGGTGTGCAGCGCCGTGCCGATCAACACGTCGGTGTCTCTGTAGGGTTCCACGCGACCACGTCAGCGTCTGGTCCCACAGCGATACGTCCTGAGCATCCAGGACAAAAGCAAGAAAGATGCATGAAACTAGTTCTGATCAAACATTTCTGAATGGAATCGAGACGATAGGAATGATTGACGTGGTTATCTGCACATTTCTGATCATCTGGGTGCTCTGGTGAGTCCAGAGAGACTCTTCCCAGAAGTGGACGTATGTCTTCTGGTTTGGTGGACAAATGCTggacctttatttattttcagtttgtCCAAACCAGTGTTTCTCTTTgaaagtttaaatgtattctcaatgtaaaattaaacatttttattgaaataaaaatgattttctaaTCTAAACTGGGTCTGACTCGAGTCACACCTTTGGATAAATGTTGAAGAGTGACGGCCACAAGCACGTTTCTGagtctgagggttagggttagttagggttaggagagggttagggttaggagagggttagggttagggttatatcataacggctagggttagggttatatcataagggttagggttaggagagggttagggtttgggttagttagggttaggagagggttagggtttgggttagttagggttaggagagggttaggagagggttagggttatatcataagggttagggttaggagagggttagggtttgggttagttagggttaggagagggttagggtttgggttagttagggttaggagagggttaggagagggttagggttatatcataagggttagggttagttagggttaggagagggttagggttaggagagggttagggttatatcataagggctagggttagttagggttaggagagggttagggttaggagagggttagggttaggagagggttagggttatatcataagggttagggttaggagagggttagggttttattataagggttagggtttgggttagttagggttaggagagggttagggttaggagagggttagggttatatcataagggttagggtttgggttagttagggttagggttaggagagggttagggttatatcaTAAGGGTTATGgtttgggttagttagggttaggagagggttaggagagggttagggtttgggttagttagggttaggagagggttaggagagggtttgGGTTATATCATAacggctagggttagggttatattataagggttagggttatattattagggttagggtttgggttagttagggttaggagagggttagggtttgggttagttagggttaggttagggttagggttaggactagggctAACATTAAACCACTCATTACACCACTAAAGTTACCAGTGTGTGGGACATGCCAAAGGTATGTACAGTACATCCAAAGGGAAAAATGAtataaaatgaaggaaacacattttaagaGACATATTATTGTACTGTCATGTGTGCAAATCTTTTGTGACTTATAATAAGACCTCAGAGTTTAATTATCCTGCTACATTTTCATAATGACTGATTCTGATGAGGACACCAAAGGCACTTTAGTGATAAAGGCTctacacatcaggatccagtgatggctCTTTGAGCACCTTTAGGACCGTGGTGTTCAGAGTCccgagtgccccccccccccatctgtgtcGTCTGTTCTCAGGCTGGGCCGAGCGGCTTCCTGCCTCTCCCCCGTTGGGCGATCAAAGCACACCTGAGACTGATCTCCAGTCAATCATCCACACCTGCCTGATCAACCCTCCACTCATCGCCGATACGTTGttaaccccctccccccctaaccctaacccttgctCCTGTTTCCAGTTTGGAACCAATCGTTGGTCTCTGCTGCAGATCACCTGTTCACctgcccagcctgctccagctTGACCGTGCTTGTCTGCTTCCTGCCCCCTTTGGCTTCGTTCCGAACTTCAGAACTCAGTAAATTTGATTACAACCTCACCCtatcgtgtgtgtctgcagtgccTAACACGCggtccataacctgacactaaagaaccattgatctggtccaggatagaactgcctatcagtggtagaacatccttcaacaggtgtgttgggatgggatctaaaggacacgtggtggatttctgaattagcgatgacgtctcagaaaaatatatagggctgaaggagtttaagggctcgttggagaccctgtatgttcccacagtcggcacatctggtgatggtccagttgttgggatggcctggttagctttctctctgatagctagaactttatcagtgaagatgCTCAGGAAGTTCAGTTCAAACCTCCAACACACCAAGACATAGACAAAGTCATGTTGTCTATGCTGTTCAgggccaggaggaatgcaaggagcTGAACACTGTGAAACTAAAGAGCCCAACAAGCAGCCCATAAAAGAGTGGcccaacacagacgtgccagtgagtttagaactgaagaagccttctggagagaaggtGGAACATCTTCATAAACCTTAACAAGTCCAGCAGAGGCAGAGATCTAACTTTGGATAACTGTGCTCTGGATGAAGGAGAATCTGCACAGACGAGCTcctgaagtcttcaccactaagggaagaagccAAACCAGGATCTAAAACTTAATTTGgtcacagtgctgaaaagaaacttGGGGTTTCTTCTGGTTTTCTTCAAGTAGAAGAATAATAGGTCGTTCTAGGATTTGTTGACAGGATTTAGACTAAGCCAAAACACACCAGTTCATGCTGACGTGGATCAAAATGGACTATTCTGGATGAATATATGAGGAGTCATAGCTAAAACACTAATACACACAGGCCCTTAACTATCGGCAACCTCAGTGTTTTAACTTTATCATGGAATTTTATAAGCCTTCACCTTAATGAGGGCCTTTTTAagctaccagacagtctttccaggtaAATGGAAGGTatctttctgcttgagggtcctagcCTGTGAATTATACCGGGGGCACGCCtcagggggcaacagaatccAGTGTGATTCTAagtgaggctgctgcaaagTAAACTGGGTCTGACTCGAGTCACACCTTTGGATAAATGTTGAAGAGTGACGGCCACAAACTGGTTCTCCTCCATTTTTCCTGTCAACTGCAGAAAGAAGCACGTTTCTGAGTCtgagggttaggagagggttagggttagggttagggttagggttagttagggttagttagggttagggttaggagagggttagggttagttagggttaggagagggttagggttagttagggttagggttagggttagttagggttagggttagggttagttagggttaggagagggttagggttaggagagggttagggttagttagggttaggagagggttagggttatatcattagggtttgggttagttagggttaggagagggttagggttaggagagggttagggttagggttatatcataagggtttgggttagttagggttaggagagggttagggttagttagggttaggagagggttagggttagttagggttaggagagggttagggttatatcataagggttagggtttgggttagttagggttaggagagggttagggttaggagagggttagggttagggttatataataagggtttgggttagttagggttaggagagggttagggttagttagggttgggttagggttagggttatatcataacggctagggttagggttagttagggttaggagagggttagggttagttgtaACCAACAGACCTTTTCAGTGATTCCCCAAAGGGAAATAGTGCACACCTCAAAGCCCAGTAGCCAGATCTAGGCTGGCTGACACATGATGGCAGGTGACACCGAGGTACGCCAAGGCCGTCTCTTTGGCTACAGCCTCGCTTGCTTCCACCTTTGCCTTTACAGTTTTGGAATGGAGTCTGACGGGTCCAGGATTTGAATGAATTTTTGGAACCCTTCATCCTCAACGATAGAAAAAGGCTGACCATCTTTAACGATCATGTCCACCAAGGCCTCATCCAGCTTCTGTTTTCTGGACACTGTGGGACGTCAGCGACATGACGTCACTGTTTAGGCGTGAAGTTCTCAGAACATAAAAGGAACCATCTGGCCCCTCCCACCACTCGCTTGAAGCTCCATCTCTGTCATCTGATTGGTTGCAACGCTTTGGGGAGCCGGACTGTTGACAGCAGGGGGCCACAAGTGGGCGGAGCTACCCCAATATCCTGCTATAAGTCTGGAAGCAAAGATTCTGCAGGTCTATTTCTGCTCAGAATCGCTGACACCTCATCTAAGTCTCCAACGATTCCAGATCTGGAACATTCCGAATGTCTTTTGTTGTAAACTCATGATGATCATCAGGATTTTCGAACCCCGCAGCGACAGGAACGCTTTAATATGAACCCGGGCCCAGCTTTGGGGGCCTCAGCACACTGACCAGGACCTACCGGGACTCTGAACTGCTCCTGTTCGGGAGGGAGGACATCTTAATCATCTTAATCGATCACTGCGTGGCTGATTGATCCGCGCTGGTTCCGAGACTCTTCAAGTTACAGTTGACCCACGAGCAGGTTCCCGTGGGATACTTCAACATAAAAGCTCCATATTTACTTTGGTTTTTCTTGTAAGATGTATTAAAG
Coding sequences:
- the LOC101077299 gene encoding rac GTPase-activating protein 1 isoform X2; its protein translation is MGESRLIVEELLALCLQRITMEESTVNTELEMMEVVKNFETVRKQWLHAETELKKYKELLVKSDVAKAALEVKLKHARNQLDVEMKKRYKIEGDYQYLQRQMQLMCDILVHDSKSSACLNDEQKSLLAAFEQRGANVTMHRSSKRLTVIDESSFLSVCHSDISYDRTEDDVDLDTSVLKPLRSRARERRRTSMGPSVPGGKRAKAVNIAEEISEASAHKMEIPNQACSQEGAILGDADQTSVWLPCEDTVAEPEAEEPVEKRTEKNLRHMFISKTVIRPENCSLCGKRIRFGKMAVKCRNCRMVTHLECQKLVAISCPNSCLPGSTQQMLESFAPIGHPRIPMLMVECIAEIERRGLNEGLYRVPGGERLMKELRQRFLQGKTPPMLEKVQDIHVVCGLLKDFLRKLKEPLITFRLHQRFMEASELTCGDHRTSILYQLVSALPNVNRDTLAFLLLHLHKVMKSPRCQMNQNNLACVFGPTVVGHGMPEPSPTTIMKDTNTQPKVMCCLLSLPEAYWKSILASQMDQISTCSQEGGHGRLFKPLTSPELNSYYQSVSRGSLRGRIRNLGNSAGHVEPGRRFFTSPT
- the LOC101077299 gene encoding rac GTPase-activating protein 1 isoform X1, with translation MGESRLIVEELLALCLQRITMEESTVNTELEMMEVVKNFETVRKQWLHAETELKKYKELLVKSDVAKAALEVKLKHARNQLDVEMKKRYKIEGDYQYLQRQMQLMCDILVHDSKSSACLNDEQKSLLAAFEQRGANVTMHRSSKRLTVIDESSFLSVCHSDISYDRTEDDVDLDTSVLKPLRSRARERRRTSMGPSVPGGKRAKAVNIAEEISEASAHKMEIPNQACSQEGAILGDADQTSVWLPCEDTVAEPEAEEPVEKRTEKNLRHMFISKTVIRPENCSLCGKRIRFGKMAVKCRNCRMVTHLECQKLVAISCPNSCLPGSTQQMLESFAPIGHPRIPMLMVECIAEIERRGLNEKGLYRVPGGERLMKELRQRFLQGKTPPMLEKVQDIHVVCGLLKDFLRKLKEPLITFRLHQRFMEASELTCGDHRTSILYQLVSALPNVNRDTLAFLLLHLHKVMKSPRCQMNQNNLACVFGPTVVGHGMPEPSPTTIMKDTNTQPKVMCCLLSLPEAYWKSILASQMDQISTCSQEGGHGRLFKPLTSPELNSYYQSVSRGSLRGRIRNLGNSAGHVEPGRRFFTSPT
- the LOC101077299 gene encoding rac GTPase-activating protein 1 isoform X3; this encodes MGESRLIVEELLALCLQRITMEESTVNTELEMMEVVKNFETVRKQWLHAETELKKYKELLVKSDVAKAALEVKLKHARNQLDVEMKKRYKIEGDYQYLQRQMQLMCDILVHDSKSSACLNDEQKSLLAAFEQRGANVTMHRSSKRLTVIDESSFLSVCHSDISYDRTEDDVDLDTSVLKPLRSRARERRRTSMGPSVPGGKRAKAVNIAEEISEASAHKMEIPNQACSQEGAILGDADQTSVWLPCEDTVAEPEAEEPVEKRTEKNLRHMFISKTVIRPENCSLCGKRIRFGKMAVKCRNCRMVTHLECQKLVAISCPNSCLPGSTQQMLESFAPIGHPRIPMLMVECIAEIERRGLNEKGLYRVPGGERLMKELRQRFLQGKTPPMLEKVQDIHVVCGLLKDFLRKLKEPLITFRLHQRFMEASELTCGDHRTSILYQLVSALPNVNRDTLAFLLLHLHKVMKSPRCQMNQNNLACVFGPTVVGHGMPEPSPTTIMKDTNTQPKVMCCLLSLPEAYWKSILASQMDQISTCSQEGGHGRLFKPLTSPELNSYYQSVSRGSLRGRIRNLGNSA